From the genome of Methanosarcinales archaeon, one region includes:
- a CDS encoding ISAzo13 family transposase, whose translation MDTNKRYKWWLKALSGADEVQARRFAGAIALEIGWGGITKVRELTGMSHSTISKGIKEIKTSEKLELPKRLRAHGGGRKKVEEKDPRIIIDLENIMDENTSGDPMSLLKWTNKSTYKIADELRKLEHKIDPDTVGRILKENDYSLQANKKNIEGSSVPERDAQFRYINEQAKEFTSQDYPVISVDAKKKENVGEFKNPRRTWTKKGQAKDVNVYDFPSLGKGKATPYGIYDINKNEGMVNVGMSYDTSEFAVESIRQWWILFGRINYQNAKKLMICADGGGSNGSRNKGWKFHLQELVNQIKIPITVCHYPPGTSKWDKIEHCMFSFITINWKGKPLVSYETIIKLISGTKTKKGLTVASQLDEKDYNKGVKISDEDMAKLRIECHSLHPKWNYSILPNGD comes from the coding sequence ATGGATACTAACAAACGGTATAAATGGTGGTTAAAAGCGCTCTCAGGAGCAGATGAAGTCCAAGCAAGACGTTTTGCCGGTGCAATAGCACTTGAAATTGGTTGGGGTGGAATTACAAAAGTGAGAGAACTAACAGGAATGTCCCATTCAACCATCAGTAAAGGGATAAAAGAAATCAAAACCTCAGAGAAACTTGAACTTCCAAAAAGACTTCGAGCACATGGCGGAGGAAGAAAAAAGGTAGAAGAAAAAGATCCTAGAATCATTATTGATCTTGAAAATATTATGGATGAAAATACTTCAGGTGATCCAATGAGTCTCCTAAAGTGGACAAATAAATCCACTTATAAGATTGCAGATGAACTGAGAAAGCTAGAACATAAAATCGATCCAGATACAGTAGGACGTATTTTGAAAGAAAACGATTACTCACTTCAGGCAAATAAGAAAAATATCGAAGGTTCTTCAGTACCAGAAAGAGACGCTCAGTTTAGATATATAAATGAACAAGCCAAAGAATTCACAAGTCAAGATTATCCAGTGATATCAGTTGATGCAAAAAAGAAAGAAAACGTAGGGGAATTCAAAAACCCTAGAAGAACTTGGACAAAAAAAGGCCAGGCCAAAGACGTCAATGTGTATGATTTTCCTTCACTTGGAAAAGGAAAGGCTACACCATATGGGATTTATGATATAAATAAAAATGAAGGAATGGTAAATGTTGGAATGAGTTATGATACCTCCGAATTTGCCGTTGAAAGCATCAGGCAATGGTGGATTCTGTTTGGAAGAATAAATTATCAAAATGCAAAAAAGTTGATGATTTGTGCAGATGGTGGGGGGAGTAATGGAAGTCGCAATAAAGGCTGGAAATTTCACCTGCAAGAATTGGTGAACCAAATTAAAATACCGATAACAGTTTGCCATTATCCTCCTGGGACAAGTAAATGGGACAAGATAGAACATTGCATGTTTTCATTTATTACCATTAATTGGAAAGGGAAACCACTCGTTAGCTATGAAACAATCATTAAACTTATCAGTGGTACAAAAACAAAAAAAGGTCTTACTGTGGCATCGCAATTGGATGAAAAGGATTATAATAAAGGTGTCAAAATCTCAGATGAAGATATGGCAAAATTGCGGATAGAATGCCATTCCTTACATCCTAAATGGAATTATTCTATTTTACCAAACGGAGATTAA